One segment of Saprospiraceae bacterium DNA contains the following:
- the frr gene encoding ribosome recycling factor produces MEDLAKTMTEAKAHMDKALEHLDHELVKLRTGKASTSLIADLMVEYYGAPTPLPQVANVQVSDARTIVIQPWERNMLGPIERVIINANLGITPANDGEVIRLMVPPLTEERRKELVKKAKHAGEESKVGVRNARHKALDHIKKAVKEGVPEDMGKRKETELQDLVNKYVEQVDKIVAAKEKEIMTV; encoded by the coding sequence ATGGAAGACTTAGCCAAAACAATGACCGAAGCGAAGGCCCACATGGATAAGGCCCTCGAACACCTCGACCACGAACTCGTCAAACTGCGCACAGGCAAGGCATCCACAAGCCTCATCGCCGACCTCATGGTAGAATACTACGGTGCGCCCACTCCGCTTCCACAAGTCGCCAACGTGCAAGTGAGCGATGCTCGCACCATCGTGATTCAACCCTGGGAACGCAATATGCTGGGGCCTATTGAGCGCGTCATCATCAACGCCAATCTCGGCATCACGCCGGCCAACGACGGAGAAGTCATTCGTCTCATGGTGCCACCACTTACGGAGGAACGTCGCAAGGAATTGGTGAAAAAAGCCAAACACGCTGGCGAGGAAAGCAAAGTTGGGGTGCGCAACGCCCGCCACAAAGCCCTCGACCACATCAAAAAAGCAGTGAAGGAAGGGGTGCCCGAAGACATGGGCAAGCGCAAGGAGACCGAGCTGCAAGACCTCGTGAACAAATATGTGGAACAGGTGGACAAAATCGTGGCCGCCAAGGAAAAAGAAATAATGACCGTTTAA
- a CDS encoding acetyl-CoA carboxylase biotin carboxyl carrier protein subunit translates to MFTEPFLISVNDRHEFDALPEDAKNLDLLAEADGQFHLLHNGRSIRAELLEADYATRRFTLRINGANYQVKIADHYERLVQQLGLHANSGKKTNTVKAPMPGLVLTVMAASGQTVQKGDPLLILEAMKMENVIKAANDGQVKAVMVQQGAAVDKGQLLLEME, encoded by the coding sequence ATGTTCACAGAGCCTTTTCTCATCTCCGTCAACGACCGACATGAGTTCGATGCCCTCCCGGAGGATGCCAAAAATTTGGACCTGCTCGCCGAAGCAGATGGACAATTCCACCTTTTGCACAACGGGCGCTCCATTCGCGCCGAATTGCTGGAGGCAGACTACGCCACCCGACGTTTCACACTCAGGATAAATGGCGCAAACTATCAGGTGAAAATCGCCGACCACTACGAACGACTTGTTCAACAACTCGGCCTTCACGCAAACAGCGGCAAAAAAACAAACACCGTGAAGGCTCCCATGCCCGGCCTTGTCCTCACCGTCATGGCAGCTTCCGGGCAAACCGTGCAAAAGGGCGACCCGCTCTTGATACTCGAAGCCATGAAGATGGAAAACGTGATAAAAGCCGCCAACGATGGACAGGTGAAAGCGGTGATGGTGCAACAAGGCGCAGCGGTAGATAAAGGCCAATTGTTGCTCGAAATGGAGTGA
- a CDS encoding SpoIIE family protein phosphatase: MPELQEIKRTLSRIEKLEREVNLKQLQINSLLTITQAINENVAADGLFNMYSSFLRWEIGIRKMALFFKEAGRWECMSFSGFDERLLEHDVNDELTHFRTKQGVEGSSHPLIREFDLVIPVMHKNEPIAYAFVGGFGDEDDVYNKVQFVTTITNVIAVAIENKRLFKQQLRQEVLNREVEVAAEIQRTLVPSRLPAGKKYQLSSIYKPHFAVGGDYYDVVEYPDGKIAFCIADITGKGVSAALLMANFQANFHALITRRPTLEEIVQELNAAVYRVTQGDKFITLFLAKYDPTNRTLHYINAGHTPPLLLADGEVLPLKNGCTVLGWLPELPFLEIGSLCLTSEALIFSYTDGLTDVSNKSGEEFGEEKLITFLRAHTALGAKELNTKLLAHIEHYRERQPYPDDITVLTCKVF; the protein is encoded by the coding sequence ATGCCTGAATTACAGGAAATAAAGAGAACCCTTTCGAGGATTGAAAAATTAGAGCGCGAAGTCAACCTCAAGCAGCTGCAAATCAACAGCTTGCTCACCATCACGCAAGCCATCAACGAAAACGTGGCTGCAGACGGGCTGTTCAATATGTACAGCTCCTTTCTCCGCTGGGAGATTGGCATCCGCAAAATGGCGCTTTTTTTCAAAGAGGCTGGCCGGTGGGAGTGCATGAGCTTCTCGGGCTTTGATGAACGCCTGCTCGAACACGACGTGAACGACGAGCTCACCCATTTCCGCACCAAGCAGGGCGTGGAGGGCAGCAGTCATCCGCTGATTCGAGAGTTCGACCTCGTCATACCCGTGATGCACAAGAACGAGCCGATTGCCTACGCTTTCGTGGGAGGGTTTGGCGACGAGGACGACGTGTACAACAAGGTGCAGTTTGTCACCACTATTACCAACGTGATTGCGGTGGCCATTGAGAACAAGCGCCTGTTCAAACAGCAGCTCCGCCAAGAAGTCCTCAACCGCGAGGTGGAAGTGGCTGCCGAAATTCAGCGCACCCTCGTGCCCTCGCGCCTCCCTGCCGGGAAAAAATATCAGCTCTCGAGCATCTATAAGCCACACTTCGCGGTGGGCGGCGACTACTACGACGTGGTGGAATACCCCGACGGCAAAATTGCCTTTTGCATCGCCGACATCACGGGCAAGGGCGTGTCGGCAGCCCTGCTGATGGCAAATTTTCAGGCCAACTTTCACGCGCTCATCACACGCCGACCCACTTTGGAAGAAATCGTGCAGGAACTGAACGCCGCCGTCTATCGCGTCACGCAAGGCGACAAGTTCATCACGCTCTTCCTCGCCAAATACGACCCCACCAACCGCACGCTTCACTACATCAACGCAGGCCACACCCCGCCGTTGTTGCTCGCGGATGGCGAGGTGCTCCCCCTCAAAAACGGGTGCACCGTGCTGGGCTGGCTCCCAGAGCTGCCGTTCCTCGAAATCGGGAGCCTCTGCCTTACCAGCGAGGCACTCATCTTCTCCTACACAGACGGCCTCACCGACGTGAGCAACAAATCAGGGGAAGAGTTCGGCGAGGAAAAACTAATTACTTTCCTGCGAGCGCATACCGCGCTCGGCGCCAAGGAACTCAATACCAAATTGCTAGCCCACATCGAACACTACCGCGAGCGCCAGCCCTACCCCGACGACATTACCGTGCTCACATGCAAGGTCTTTTGA